In Paenibacillus sp. G2S3, a single window of DNA contains:
- a CDS encoding endospore germination permease — translation MEKAKISTRQLLILVLIFETVSAIISGFGAEAKQDAWITAIIGMLGGICLFLIYHRLSLFYPDLPITEYAKKILGPVVGRFIALLYVVYFLFNGSLVIREFASMAVSFVFIQTPFLVIIALMLVAVMYVIGKGIEVLSRTAELFFAVLFLVTTTGLTLILTSGNVDLQNLRPVLEEGWLTVLKQSIPGTVVFPFGEVIVFLMLFPYVNEKRKMKKTVITGLLISGCFIGFIMMVNVSVLGVDLFTRTQYPLLTTSQLIEGRAFLERLDALFLVTAIVGGFFRISIYLYATIIGTATLFGIPSYRKLIIPLSMVMFICSIAIASNYVEFIYTGLRVVRFYVQIPMLFIIPLILLLVGWIQEKKKLNSAH, via the coding sequence TTGGAAAAAGCAAAGATCAGCACCCGTCAATTGCTTATCCTTGTATTAATATTTGAAACCGTGAGCGCGATTATTTCCGGATTTGGAGCGGAAGCAAAACAAGATGCATGGATTACCGCAATCATAGGGATGCTCGGGGGAATATGCTTATTTCTAATCTATCATCGATTGTCTTTATTTTATCCGGATCTTCCGATTACAGAATATGCAAAGAAAATATTAGGGCCCGTTGTGGGCCGTTTTATTGCTTTGTTATATGTTGTCTACTTCTTGTTTAATGGGAGTTTAGTAATCCGTGAATTTGCCTCTATGGCTGTATCCTTCGTTTTTATACAAACCCCCTTTCTCGTTATCATTGCTTTGATGCTAGTTGCGGTTATGTATGTCATTGGAAAAGGGATCGAAGTGTTGTCAAGGACTGCGGAGCTTTTTTTTGCTGTGTTATTTCTTGTTACTACTACTGGTCTAACGCTGATCCTTACGTCTGGAAATGTAGATCTTCAAAATTTAAGACCCGTGCTGGAAGAGGGATGGTTAACCGTGCTGAAGCAATCGATTCCAGGCACTGTAGTATTTCCCTTTGGTGAGGTCATTGTGTTCTTGATGTTGTTTCCCTATGTGAATGAGAAGCGAAAAATGAAGAAAACAGTGATTACAGGGTTATTGATCAGTGGATGTTTTATCGGGTTTATTATGATGGTAAATGTTTCTGTCCTTGGTGTGGATTTATTTACACGAACGCAATATCCATTGTTGACAACCTCGCAATTGATTGAGGGCAGGGCTTTTCTGGAACGTTTAGATGCATTGTTTCTGGTCACGGCTATTGTCGGCGGTTTTTTTCGGATCAGCATTTACTTATATGCGACGATAATTGGTACGGCAACATTGTTTGGAATTCCATCCTATCGTAAATTGATTATTCCCTTGAGTATGGTTATGTTCATCTGTTCAATTGCGATTGCAAGTAATTATGTCGAATTTATCTATACAGGATTACGTGTCGTTCGGTTTTATGTCCAGATTCCGATGTTGTTCATTATTCCGCTTATTTTACTGTTAGTGGGCTGGATCCAAGAGAAGAAAAAGCTGAATTCTGCACATTGA
- the ytaF gene encoding sporulation membrane protein YtaF, whose protein sequence is MVAWLLIFGFAVSSSLDNLGVGISYGIWGIRINYLSNLIIAVICFILSMTGIISGQWLAKVLPGVLPVLIGALLLFIVGTRIILLAVPRKHQDSSQDREEAKEAISGGALGEILKNPETVDKDKSGSIGYVEAAVLGVALAANAITNGIGAGLMGLSPLAISLTAAIGSYFTVWLGVFLGQKMSAIRIGSFTVGQFSTVLSGFIIILIACNSFFG, encoded by the coding sequence ATGGTTGCTTGGTTATTAATTTTTGGTTTTGCCGTATCATCAAGTCTGGATAATTTGGGTGTTGGAATATCATATGGGATTTGGGGAATCCGTATTAACTATTTATCAAATTTAATTATTGCGGTCATCTGTTTCATCCTTAGTATGACAGGGATCATATCCGGTCAGTGGCTGGCGAAGGTTCTTCCGGGCGTATTACCCGTCCTGATTGGAGCGTTATTACTGTTCATTGTCGGTACCCGCATCATTCTGCTAGCCGTACCGCGTAAACATCAGGATTCAAGCCAGGACAGGGAAGAAGCCAAAGAGGCAATTTCAGGCGGAGCACTTGGAGAAATTCTAAAAAATCCTGAAACTGTAGATAAAGACAAATCAGGCTCTATTGGATACGTTGAGGCTGCGGTGTTGGGAGTTGCACTTGCCGCTAATGCTATAACCAATGGGATCGGTGCGGGTCTGATGGGACTGTCACCACTCGCGATCTCTCTGACTGCAGCAATCGGCAGTTATTTCACAGTATGGCTTGGTGTGTTCTTGGGACAAAAAATGTCGGCGATTCGCATCGGCTCTTTCACAGTAGGTCAGTTCAGTACGGTCTTAAGTGGATTTATAATTATTTTGATCGCTTGTAATTCTTTCTTTGGGTAA
- a CDS encoding CAP domain-containing protein → MHAKQTNHEMHSRNVTTTSNLTQASSISTMDAGKSSITAKQVAPDGDTNWLDWLKKNTDSIGGSGGQTGVAQPSAYPQMSANPQMSANPQSSVKPQPSVNPQQPANTSDSVQQVLNLVNKERTNAGLKALSLNSELSKMAMAKAKDMYDNNYFDHQSPTYGSPFDMMKAFGISYSSAGENIAKGQKSAEEVMNQWMNSPGHRANILNSSFSEIGIASYNSEWVQEFIGL, encoded by the coding sequence ATGCATGCTAAACAAACGAATCATGAAATGCATTCGCGTAATGTTACTACAACGTCGAACTTAACTCAAGCATCTTCTATTTCCACAATGGATGCTGGAAAATCATCGATTACGGCTAAACAAGTAGCACCTGATGGTGATACGAATTGGTTAGATTGGCTCAAAAAAAATACCGATTCGATAGGAGGCTCAGGTGGTCAGACTGGAGTTGCGCAACCGTCCGCTTATCCGCAAATGTCTGCCAACCCGCAAATGTCTGCTAACCCGCAGTCGTCTGTCAAACCACAACCGTCCGTCAATCCGCAGCAGCCAGCCAATACATCTGATTCCGTTCAGCAAGTGTTGAATTTGGTGAATAAAGAACGTACAAATGCTGGCTTGAAAGCCCTGAGCTTAAATAGTGAGCTTTCAAAAATGGCTATGGCAAAAGCGAAGGATATGTATGACAACAATTATTTTGATCATCAGTCACCGACTTATGGTTCTCCGTTTGATATGATGAAGGCATTCGGGATTAGCTATAGCTCCGCTGGTGAAAACATTGCCAAAGGCCAGAAGAGCGCGGAGGAAGTAATGAATCAATGGATGAACAGTCCTGGTCATCGCGCCAACATCCTGAATAGTAGCTTCAGCGAAATCGGAATCGCTTCATATAACTCTGAATGGGTTCAAGAATTTATTGGTTTGTGA
- a CDS encoding Ger(x)C family spore germination protein: MRRMAGLWLSIVMIFLLTGCWDSRELTDIGFVVALAIDKGEKKNIRVTVQIVNPTNASSTQGGSSPTPVPPTTYSAEGNNVFEATRVLSKKLSRQLHYGHAVVLLVGEELAATQGINKLFDGVERDSEFRPSATMVIARGTTGEELIKQPTSIDNSPAIKIKKMVSDTEKAFGENIDEKIYQVIQAIVSSGKEPTITGVQLDPTNKEDKIMASGIATFKDGKLMKWLDGNEGRGFLWVLGRIRSTLLTMDWNGQPHTIGIENIRAKSSIHSSFDKTGRPIIEVKIGADANIGEVDVPIDVTNPKVFLQIERLYTQAIHDEALATIKLMQQQKSDIFGFGEVVHRDHPKQWRMLKRNWNDVTFPAIEVKVKVEAYVRNTGLRNRTILESIDKSE; the protein is encoded by the coding sequence ATGCGTAGAATGGCAGGACTCTGGTTATCGATCGTTATGATCTTTTTGCTTACGGGTTGTTGGGATAGTCGAGAACTAACGGATATTGGTTTTGTGGTTGCGTTGGCCATTGATAAAGGAGAGAAGAAGAACATTCGGGTCACTGTTCAAATTGTTAATCCCACAAATGCTTCAAGTACACAAGGGGGGAGTAGTCCTACTCCGGTACCTCCAACAACATATTCAGCAGAAGGTAATAATGTATTTGAAGCCACTCGCGTTCTTTCTAAAAAACTTTCTCGGCAGTTGCATTATGGCCATGCGGTTGTTCTCTTAGTAGGTGAAGAATTAGCCGCAACACAAGGGATTAATAAGCTTTTTGACGGCGTTGAGCGGGATAGTGAATTTCGCCCTTCCGCTACAATGGTTATCGCGAGGGGGACGACAGGAGAAGAACTTATTAAACAACCAACAAGTATCGATAATTCACCCGCCATTAAAATTAAGAAAATGGTATCCGATACGGAAAAAGCATTCGGTGAAAATATTGATGAAAAAATATACCAAGTGATTCAAGCTATTGTCTCTTCTGGTAAAGAGCCGACGATTACTGGCGTTCAACTCGATCCTACAAATAAAGAAGATAAAATTATGGCTAGTGGGATCGCTACTTTTAAAGATGGGAAATTAATGAAATGGTTAGACGGGAACGAAGGCCGTGGTTTCTTATGGGTTCTAGGTAGAATTCGTTCGACATTGTTAACCATGGATTGGAATGGTCAGCCACATACAATCGGGATCGAGAATATACGGGCGAAATCATCAATTCATTCAAGCTTTGATAAAACTGGTAGACCAATTATTGAAGTGAAGATTGGCGCGGATGCGAATATTGGAGAGGTTGATGTCCCCATTGATGTAACTAACCCGAAGGTTTTCTTGCAAATTGAACGCCTCTACACACAAGCCATTCACGATGAAGCGCTAGCTACGATTAAATTAATGCAACAGCAAAAGTCGGACATTTTCGGATTCGGAGAAGTAGTACATCGTGATCATCCAAAGCAATGGAGAATGTTGAAGAGGAATTGGAATGATGTGACCTTTCCCGCGATTGAAGTAAAAGTGAAAGTGGAGGCTTATGTGCGTAATACTGGATTGCGTAATAGAACCATACTGGAAAGTATCGATAAAAGCGAATGA
- a CDS encoding MFS transporter produces MRTSNNKIGIFDAQYRALTIGIILAVTTVAFEGLGVTTIAPKVAQSLNAIHYYGWIFSAFLLSQIIGTMVIGQQIDKNGVYKSFIVAILIFVTGIVIAAASFNIYMLIGGRAFQGFGAGALLTCVYSSITISYPDSLRTKILAAFSSAYILPALIGPYIAGLLAENLSWRFVFWLVLPFIVLSVCLTLPLFRKLQTENTNASSTKRGKYKEIYAILLTLGTGLLLAGLGFLPYWKGIVISVAGVLIMIQPLRKLLPEGALVVRKGLPATIVTRGLFVACYYAVESYVVLALTNVKGLSADVAGLIVAAGAISWSIAAWLQSKLDEQDHGKGRKQRVMIGVAFMIVGVALVITVIGISGNGIVLAVFSQILTGFGIGLAHPTTGAIALQHAEDGDAGSISANIQFIDAFSPALSIGLGGALITISETFGWGVMTGILLALSIQLLFVILSFIATFRIAKKAS; encoded by the coding sequence ATGAGAACAAGCAATAATAAAATCGGGATTTTTGATGCCCAGTACAGAGCGTTGACTATCGGTATTATTCTGGCAGTTACAACAGTAGCATTTGAGGGATTGGGAGTTACGACGATTGCACCAAAAGTGGCGCAAAGCTTGAACGCGATCCATTATTATGGTTGGATTTTTAGTGCATTTCTTTTATCCCAAATCATTGGCACAATGGTCATTGGACAGCAGATAGATAAGAATGGTGTATATAAATCATTTATAGTTGCTATTCTAATCTTTGTTACGGGTATCGTCATTGCAGCAGCTTCCTTCAATATTTACATGTTGATCGGCGGAAGAGCTTTTCAAGGTTTCGGAGCAGGTGCGCTTTTAACTTGTGTATACTCCAGCATTACTATAAGTTACCCTGACAGTCTAAGAACAAAAATACTTGCGGCATTCTCTAGTGCGTATATTCTTCCAGCATTAATTGGTCCTTATATCGCAGGGCTTTTGGCTGAAAATCTTTCTTGGAGGTTCGTGTTCTGGCTTGTTCTGCCATTTATTGTTCTATCTGTATGCTTAACGCTCCCATTATTTCGTAAGTTACAAACTGAAAATACTAATGCTTCATCGACTAAAAGAGGGAAGTATAAAGAAATATACGCAATTTTATTAACATTAGGAACGGGGCTGCTATTAGCTGGATTAGGATTTTTACCTTATTGGAAGGGGATTGTGATTTCTGTTGCAGGGGTTTTGATTATGATCCAACCTTTACGGAAACTGCTGCCAGAGGGTGCTTTAGTTGTTAGAAAAGGTTTGCCGGCAACCATTGTTACTAGAGGGCTGTTTGTTGCGTGCTACTATGCTGTTGAAAGCTATGTTGTTCTAGCTCTAACAAATGTTAAAGGGTTATCGGCAGATGTAGCGGGCTTAATCGTTGCTGCTGGGGCTATAAGTTGGTCAATAGCAGCGTGGTTGCAATCTAAGCTTGATGAACAAGACCATGGAAAGGGCCGTAAACAACGGGTGATGATTGGTGTTGCTTTTATGATAGTCGGGGTTGCGCTGGTCATAACCGTGATAGGAATTTCAGGTAATGGAATCGTCCTCGCGGTGTTCTCACAAATACTTACCGGTTTTGGAATAGGGCTGGCACATCCAACCACGGGAGCCATTGCGCTACAGCATGCTGAAGATGGTGATGCAGGTTCAATTTCAGCGAATATTCAATTTATTGATGCCTTTAGTCCTGCACTTAGCATCGGATTAGGCGGGGCCCTAATTACCATTAGTGAAACCTTTGGATGGGGCGTAATGACAGGAATCCTCTTGGCCTTATCGATCCAGCTTCTTTTCGTAATTTTAAGCTTTATAGCTACTTTTCGAATTGCGAAGAAGGCAAGCTGA
- a CDS encoding DUF1232 domain-containing protein encodes MSDEKRNATLGDTLISLLKERSLSMRKLSAATGIDTATISRIINGKQRAKPEHLKAFALHLDIPSAPLFQAAGYGAPAPTVHQNQKNDIYSSINSIKEILQSSNLIDHQFTIEQVQRELSKYEPYVLTEEGARIIHNDFSGKVKSINGAGPFIEELKKMYQSYSSDNISLEERSILGSGLLYFISATDIIPDYVFPLGYLDDAIAVQIVLDRLQVMRNNNSQREADC; translated from the coding sequence ATGTCCGATGAGAAGCGAAACGCTACACTGGGTGACACACTGATCTCCTTGCTAAAAGAACGTTCTTTGTCTATGCGTAAGCTAAGCGCCGCAACCGGCATCGATACGGCCACGATATCGCGGATCATTAACGGGAAGCAAAGAGCCAAGCCTGAACATCTGAAAGCTTTTGCTCTTCATCTTGATATTCCCTCCGCTCCACTCTTCCAAGCTGCTGGTTATGGTGCGCCTGCTCCCACCGTTCATCAGAACCAGAAGAACGACATCTACTCCTCTATCAACAGTATTAAAGAAATCCTTCAGTCCTCCAATCTCATTGACCACCAGTTTACTATCGAGCAGGTTCAGAGAGAACTCAGCAAATACGAACCCTATGTCCTAACCGAAGAAGGAGCACGGATTATTCACAATGACTTTTCCGGTAAAGTAAAAAGTATCAATGGCGCCGGACCATTCATTGAAGAACTCAAAAAAATGTATCAGAGCTACAGTAGCGATAACATCAGTCTGGAGGAACGCTCAATTCTTGGGAGTGGCTTGCTGTACTTCATCTCTGCTACAGATATCATCCCCGATTATGTATTTCCACTAGGTTATCTGGACGATGCGATTGCTGTACAAATCGTACTGGATCGCCTCCAGGTTATGAGGAATAACAATTCCCAGCGTGAAGCTGATTGTTAG
- a CDS encoding MarR family transcriptional regulator, with protein MELEKYIGVIVHRADLKLNNYYQKVVNPFDITVDQWEILVILWESEGITQKDIAERLYKDQTNIARMLFKLEKKGFVHRVTHESDRRSLRVYLTSKGREIKDEILAPSIEAYRKTIEGLSEEEVETFRRLLSVIHNNVKDL; from the coding sequence TTGGAATTAGAAAAATACATAGGAGTAATTGTACACCGGGCAGATTTGAAGCTTAATAACTATTATCAAAAAGTGGTTAATCCCTTTGATATTACGGTGGACCAATGGGAGATCCTCGTTATTCTTTGGGAAAGTGAAGGGATTACTCAAAAGGATATTGCTGAAAGACTATATAAAGATCAGACGAACATTGCGCGTATGCTCTTCAAGCTTGAAAAGAAAGGTTTTGTTCATCGTGTTACCCATGAGTCGGATAGAAGATCTTTACGTGTATATTTAACTTCAAAAGGTCGTGAAATAAAAGATGAGATTCTTGCTCCCTCTATTGAAGCGTATAGAAAGACCATTGAAGGGTTATCTGAGGAAGAGGTTGAAACCTTTAGAAGGCTACTTTCTGTAATCCATAATAATGTAAAGGATTTATAG
- a CDS encoding ADP-ribosylglycohydrolase family protein — translation MLPSLTFLKLQLDGILRNKFEQGHQTSGYLAKLEQLPASYDAYLEFAHSLAVIPMRDNWPYYEPNDLDEIWRECHPARPLGQIGILNLKDSYKRVEAGFLASVCGSMLGKPIEVNPSLSELRQALTSVGEWPLNDYISDEILHALDRRHWSWFETTRGRIRYVAPDDDINYSLMGMMVLEQFGDGFTKRNLRDLWINHLPISTTWGPERAILLRSGISYLEHDKELFNHSEIEAWPDFMVQGTELCGAAIRADAYGYACPGQPALAAELAWRDASFTHRRTGIYATMFIAAAIAVAQVLRDPIEIINTALQFVPKRSRFYEITSDCLEMVANADDWLEAYQSINQKYANYCHCEVYQEVGTLINTLRFADNVGDGICKQVMQGNDTDSFGATAGSLLGVYFGPDRLESRWLKPFQDRIHTGLSNFHEQKLSALAERMGRLPELLQTGQHRVLPSELYVNNNTDLGL, via the coding sequence ATGCTACCATCACTCACATTTCTTAAACTTCAATTGGACGGAATTCTGCGTAATAAATTTGAGCAGGGACATCAAACCTCTGGTTATTTAGCCAAGTTGGAACAGCTTCCCGCAAGCTATGATGCCTATCTGGAATTCGCCCATAGTTTGGCTGTCATTCCAATGAGGGACAATTGGCCTTACTATGAGCCGAACGATTTAGATGAGATATGGCGGGAATGCCATCCGGCTCGACCTCTCGGTCAGATCGGAATTTTGAATCTGAAGGATAGCTACAAGCGTGTGGAGGCTGGTTTCCTCGCTTCAGTCTGTGGTTCCATGCTGGGCAAACCAATAGAGGTAAACCCCAGCTTGTCGGAATTACGTCAAGCGTTAACTTCTGTAGGGGAATGGCCACTGAATGATTACATTTCTGATGAGATTCTCCATGCGCTGGATCGTCGCCATTGGTCCTGGTTTGAGACGACGCGGGGACGAATTCGTTATGTGGCACCTGATGATGATATCAATTATTCATTAATGGGAATGATGGTGCTAGAACAATTCGGTGATGGTTTTACGAAAAGAAATTTAAGGGATTTATGGATCAATCACCTTCCGATAAGTACAACTTGGGGTCCGGAAAGGGCTATTTTGCTGCGATCAGGGATTAGCTATTTGGAACATGATAAGGAATTATTCAATCATTCTGAAATAGAGGCTTGGCCTGATTTTATGGTACAGGGTACGGAACTATGCGGTGCGGCGATTCGTGCAGATGCCTACGGCTATGCCTGTCCTGGTCAACCTGCTCTGGCTGCTGAGCTAGCTTGGAGGGATGCAAGCTTTACACATCGCCGAACCGGCATCTACGCCACGATGTTCATTGCTGCTGCGATTGCTGTCGCTCAGGTGCTGCGCGATCCCATTGAAATAATCAATACTGCTCTGCAATTCGTCCCTAAAAGAAGTCGATTCTATGAGATTACTAGTGATTGTCTTGAGATGGTAGCGAATGCAGATGACTGGCTGGAAGCATATCAGAGTATTAACCAAAAGTATGCGAATTATTGCCACTGTGAGGTTTATCAAGAAGTAGGAACCTTAATTAATACTCTGCGGTTTGCAGACAATGTTGGCGATGGGATATGCAAGCAGGTAATGCAAGGCAATGATACGGATAGCTTTGGGGCAACGGCTGGCTCTCTGCTTGGGGTTTATTTCGGTCCAGATCGTTTGGAATCAAGATGGCTTAAGCCTTTTCAAGATCGGATTCATACGGGGCTATCTAATTTTCATGAGCAAAAGCTTTCTGCATTAGCGGAGCGGATGGGGCGTTTACCGGAGCTGCTGCAAACCGGTCAACATCGAGTTCTACCTAGTGAGCTCTATGTGAACAACAATACCGATCTCGGTCTTTAG
- a CDS encoding spore germination protein — protein MEKDGNERSKSTVSSPHWTVPSVPIDSTKLGVNLEQIRQKTGNSGDIIIREFTIGSDEGLQAAIIYVDGIVNNTTINQFVMEVLMNVMLSSTQRTLNDLIQVITEKVVPIGGLKSLLKWDELYDALLLGQTILLIDGSNEALSIATSGGEVRSIDEPGTDNSIRGPREGFVESLATNISMVRRRIRNPNLWLESMTLGQVTHTRIGIMYINGIADEAIVDEAKRRLQKIKLDGILESGYIEKMIEDQNFTPFPTILATERPDTVAANLLEGKIAILVDGTPFILIIPAVFNQFFQITEDSYHRYDISIALRFLRIVMFIISMIGPSVYIAATTFHQEMIPTQLVISLVSQLEATPFTAFVEALLMEVIFEILREAGVRMPKSIGSAVSIVGALVIGQAAVQAGLVSAAMVIVVSLTAISSLATPVFSIAVSARLLRFVLMISAATFGFFGMILTLIMIIAHMCSLRSFGVPYMAPYTPVMHVKNNPFQALPIWMRHLVPKLMKRPTTEQVGDQDNA, from the coding sequence ATGGAAAAGGATGGCAATGAACGAAGTAAGAGTACAGTAAGCAGTCCACATTGGACCGTCCCTTCAGTTCCGATTGATTCAACAAAATTAGGAGTCAATTTAGAGCAAATTCGCCAAAAGACAGGGAATAGTGGAGATATAATCATTCGTGAATTTACGATAGGATCAGATGAGGGGCTTCAAGCCGCAATTATTTATGTGGATGGTATCGTTAATAATACAACCATTAATCAATTTGTTATGGAAGTCTTGATGAACGTAATGCTAAGTAGTACACAAAGAACATTAAATGATCTGATCCAAGTAATCACAGAAAAGGTAGTTCCTATAGGCGGCCTGAAGTCTCTATTAAAGTGGGATGAACTTTATGATGCACTGCTGCTGGGCCAGACTATCCTGTTGATTGATGGCTCAAATGAAGCCCTATCGATTGCAACATCAGGCGGTGAAGTTCGCTCTATAGATGAGCCTGGCACGGATAATTCAATCAGGGGACCTCGTGAAGGCTTTGTTGAAAGCTTAGCGACGAATATATCGATGGTTCGGCGTCGCATACGAAATCCTAATTTATGGCTGGAATCGATGACACTAGGACAAGTTACACATACCAGAATAGGGATCATGTACATAAATGGGATCGCGGATGAAGCTATTGTTGATGAGGCGAAGCGACGCCTGCAAAAGATCAAGTTGGATGGCATTCTTGAATCGGGATATATTGAGAAAATGATTGAAGATCAGAATTTCACTCCTTTTCCAACGATTCTAGCTACAGAACGTCCAGATACCGTCGCTGCTAATCTCTTGGAAGGTAAAATCGCAATTTTGGTGGATGGGACTCCATTTATATTAATCATCCCTGCCGTGTTTAATCAATTCTTTCAAATTACAGAAGATTCATATCATAGGTATGACATTAGTATCGCATTGCGGTTTCTAAGAATCGTAATGTTTATCATTTCGATGATTGGACCTTCCGTTTATATCGCAGCAACCACCTTCCACCAAGAAATGATACCAACGCAGCTAGTGATCTCACTTGTTTCACAATTAGAAGCTACGCCATTTACAGCGTTTGTTGAGGCATTACTAATGGAGGTTATTTTTGAAATTCTGCGTGAAGCAGGTGTTCGTATGCCCAAATCGATAGGATCTGCTGTATCTATCGTTGGAGCGCTTGTCATAGGACAAGCAGCTGTACAAGCAGGGTTAGTGTCAGCAGCCATGGTTATTGTCGTTTCACTAACGGCTATTTCAAGTCTGGCGACTCCTGTTTTCTCGATCGCAGTTTCGGCGAGATTGTTACGATTTGTCCTTATGATTAGTGCAGCAACGTTCGGTTTCTTTGGAATGATTCTTACCTTGATCATGATCATTGCTCATATGTGCAGTTTACGTTCATTTGGTGTACCTTACATGGCTCCATACACTCCTGTGATGCATGTAAAGAATAATCCGTTTCAAGCTTTGCCGATCTGGATGAGGCATTTGGTTCCCAAATTGATGAAGCGACCTACAACAGAGCAAGTGGGTGATCAAGATAATGCGTAG